From the genome of Geobacter sp. SVR, one region includes:
- the mnmH gene encoding tRNA 2-selenouridine(34) synthase MnmH — translation MPEKITFNPDLLDSHCIIDVRSPLEFAEDHLPGAHNVPILTDAERAEIGTIHKQIGPREARVRGLELTCGRFAAMVGEITALAAGRTVLVYCWRGGLRSLSMAILLEMTGYPVQQLRGGYKAFRARVLDYFEEFVPPAPLVVIHGMTGTGKTTFINGLDRQRWTTIDLEGLACHRGSAFGAVGLDQALSQKRFDTLLWDAFRQAPLGRTIVLEGESQRIGKISLPGNLYAVMAASCKVWCSASLETRVRRLAEEYARTEYREAMAAALERIRKKLGGQRHAELAGMLEAWDVAGLARGLIEQYYDKLYYRHRPWTPDIELDLEEFGLAEERLAEFLMQEGVNKSV, via the coding sequence ATGCCTGAGAAAATCACATTCAACCCCGACCTGCTTGACAGCCACTGCATCATCGACGTCCGCTCCCCATTGGAGTTTGCCGAGGACCACCTGCCGGGAGCCCACAACGTCCCGATCCTGACGGATGCGGAGCGGGCGGAAATCGGCACGATCCATAAACAGATCGGGCCCCGCGAAGCACGGGTGCGCGGCCTGGAGCTGACCTGCGGCCGGTTTGCCGCCATGGTCGGAGAGATCACCGCCCTGGCGGCCGGCCGGACGGTACTGGTGTACTGCTGGCGCGGTGGACTGCGCAGCCTGTCAATGGCGATCCTGCTGGAAATGACCGGTTACCCGGTGCAGCAGCTCAGGGGGGGGTACAAGGCCTTTCGTGCGCGGGTTCTCGACTATTTCGAGGAATTCGTTCCGCCGGCACCGCTGGTGGTGATCCACGGCATGACCGGCACCGGCAAGACCACCTTCATCAACGGCCTCGACCGGCAGCGCTGGACCACCATCGACCTGGAGGGGCTGGCCTGCCACCGCGGGTCTGCCTTTGGCGCGGTCGGACTGGATCAGGCGCTCAGCCAGAAACGCTTTGACACCCTGTTGTGGGATGCCTTCCGGCAGGCGCCGCTAGGACGGACAATCGTGCTGGAGGGGGAGAGCCAGCGCATCGGCAAGATTTCGCTGCCGGGCAATCTCTATGCCGTCATGGCCGCCAGTTGCAAGGTCTGGTGCAGCGCATCGCTGGAAACCCGCGTCCGACGGCTGGCCGAGGAGTACGCCCGCACGGAGTACCGCGAAGCAATGGCGGCCGCCCTGGAGCGCATCAGAAAGAAGCTGGGGGGGCAGCGCCACGCCGAACTGGCGGGGATGCTGGAGGCCTGGGATGTGGCAGGCCTCGCCAGGGGCTTGATCGAGCAGTATTACGACAAGCTGTATTACCGGCACCGCCCCTGGACGCCCGATATTGAGCTCGACCTGGAGGAATTCGGCCTTGCAGAGGAACGCCTGGCGGAGTTTCTGATGCAGGAAGGGGTGAATAAGTCGGTTTAA
- a CDS encoding MgtC/SapB family protein, with protein MVGYPYEAHLVLRLLLAVLCGAVLGYERERHGRSAGLRTNLLVCVGAALMMIVSKYFYFKPGEFTGNITTALDPSRIAAQIVTGIGFLGAGVIIKERGSIRGLTTAATLWYNAGVGMACGAGMIILPIVCTLIGLASLTALKRVESRIPRDSYKVVHVECEGLGEQALLELKEYFTDRHIHIVTMNFSQHIKETTTNYEFVVKGNWNDNELLSHISQLSNFEFVSQTRLS; from the coding sequence ATGGTCGGATATCCCTACGAGGCTCATCTGGTGCTTCGGCTGTTGTTGGCGGTACTGTGCGGGGCGGTTCTGGGGTATGAGCGGGAGCGCCACGGAAGAAGCGCCGGATTGCGGACCAACCTGCTGGTGTGTGTCGGGGCCGCGCTGATGATGATCGTGTCCAAGTACTTCTACTTCAAGCCGGGCGAATTCACCGGCAACATCACTACCGCCCTCGATCCCTCGCGTATCGCCGCCCAAATCGTCACTGGCATCGGTTTTCTCGGCGCAGGTGTCATCATCAAGGAGCGGGGGAGCATACGGGGGCTGACCACTGCCGCGACCTTGTGGTACAACGCCGGAGTGGGCATGGCCTGCGGGGCCGGGATGATCATCCTGCCGATCGTCTGCACCCTGATCGGCCTGGCCTCACTGACGGCGCTGAAACGTGTGGAAAGCCGGATACCCCGGGATAGCTACAAGGTGGTCCACGTGGAATGCGAGGGGCTGGGGGAGCAGGCGCTGCTGGAGCTGAAGGAGTATTTTACGGATCGTCATATCCATATCGTTACTATGAACTTCAGCCAGCATATCAAGGAAACCACGACCAATTACGAATTCGTGGTCAAGGGCAACTGGAACGACAACGAGTTGCTGTCTCACATCAGCCAGTTGTCGAACTTCGAATTCGTCAGCCAGACACGGCTGAGTTGA
- a CDS encoding YbaK/prolyl-tRNA synthetase associated domain-containing protein — protein MFEELTKLLRQENAKFRVIQHPAEGSSAKVAEIRGTLPGQGAKAMLCRAKGVPGIFVLAVLSGDRKVDFRKVGEVVGGKKASLVSPEEATALTGCVMGAVPPFSFWPDVRLIVDPKLLESYEEIAFNAGRLDTSIVLNSRDYLCIAKPLLADIAVQEDEN, from the coding sequence ATATTCGAAGAGCTGACCAAGCTCCTGCGCCAGGAAAATGCGAAGTTCCGCGTCATTCAGCACCCTGCCGAGGGAAGTTCGGCCAAGGTTGCAGAAATTCGGGGGACGTTACCGGGACAGGGAGCCAAGGCGATGCTGTGCCGTGCCAAGGGAGTGCCGGGTATATTCGTGCTCGCAGTGCTGTCCGGGGATCGAAAGGTAGACTTCAGGAAGGTGGGTGAAGTCGTGGGTGGCAAAAAGGCATCTCTGGTTTCTCCGGAGGAGGCGACGGCCCTGACGGGTTGCGTGATGGGGGCTGTTCCGCCGTTTTCATTCTGGCCGGATGTCCGACTGATTGTCGATCCGAAATTACTTGAGTCGTACGAGGAAATCGCCTTCAACGCCGGCAGGCTTGATACCTCGATTGTCCTGAACTCCCGAGATTACCTGTGCATTGCAAAGCCTTTGCTGGCCGATATTGCCGTTCAAGAGGACGAAAATTAA
- a CDS encoding FxLYD domain-containing protein: MPSSHHYTNFDASLTWEVTSTATETVISGTFRNVRYALMENIEIWVTLRDTKGMQVARAVDYIFRLDRDDTAPFSVKLAAPASGEASLLFTYKYQGSDGGDGATAWMQAFESDLTTKR; encoded by the coding sequence ATGCCTTCTTCACACCACTACACAAACTTCGACGCCAGCTTGACCTGGGAAGTAACGTCCACCGCTACGGAGACCGTTATTTCGGGTACCTTCCGGAATGTCCGCTATGCCCTGATGGAAAACATCGAGATATGGGTGACGCTGCGGGATACGAAGGGCATGCAGGTTGCCCGTGCGGTCGATTACATCTTCCGCCTGGACCGCGACGATACGGCGCCATTCAGCGTAAAGCTGGCGGCGCCTGCATCCGGCGAGGCTAGCCTCCTCTTTACCTATAAATACCAGGGAAGCGACGGCGGAGACGGGGCCACCGCCTGGATGCAGGCTTTCGAGTCTGATCTGACTACCAAGCGCTAA
- a CDS encoding MATE family efflux transporter yields the protein MKSNHIPRLLKLAGPMILSASTITLMQIIDTIVLSRHSTEAVAAIGPSGMAVILFQGFLFTTSGYAGTFVAHHHGRGDAHGIRSSAWLGIHVSLVAGALALAAAWPLARLFHLAGHEQEVARNESIYFLICMAGSFFPVVGSALAGWLSGIGRPVIVTGVTFVSLAVNALLAWGLVLGEWGLPRLGIAGAAIATVAAQFVAALLYLFVFARSGGLIDAAARRLDRAEFRRYLTLAVPLGLRVGVEVAAWTVFLLVLGRLGTVELAASSIAFRINGTAFFPALGLGQAAGILVGHARGAGKDDEVTAIGWQSLLVCEVWMVAMALPFFFAGEPLMALFAGSEPESAGIIATGALLMKFVAFYCLFDAANVVIGCVLASAGDTHWLARNFLLCSGVFLLLLVLIAALSPGIMAEWTLATLFVFATALIWYLRFRSGDWRNISVLKGTA from the coding sequence ATGAAATCGAACCATATTCCCCGCCTGCTGAAACTTGCCGGCCCCATGATTCTCTCCGCTTCCACGATCACGCTGATGCAGATCATCGACACCATCGTCCTGTCGCGGCATTCGACCGAGGCGGTCGCTGCCATCGGTCCGTCGGGCATGGCAGTGATCCTTTTCCAGGGTTTCCTGTTTACCACATCCGGCTACGCCGGGACGTTTGTTGCGCACCATCACGGGCGCGGCGACGCCCACGGCATCCGTTCTTCGGCCTGGCTCGGCATCCATGTTTCTTTGGTCGCCGGAGCGCTTGCCCTGGCGGCTGCATGGCCGCTGGCACGGCTCTTTCACCTTGCCGGCCACGAACAGGAGGTGGCCCGGAATGAGAGCATCTATTTCCTGATCTGCATGGCGGGATCGTTCTTTCCGGTGGTCGGGTCTGCTCTGGCGGGGTGGCTGTCGGGAATTGGACGGCCGGTCATCGTCACCGGCGTCACCTTCGTATCGCTGGCGGTAAACGCACTGCTCGCCTGGGGACTGGTCCTGGGGGAATGGGGGCTGCCGCGTCTCGGGATCGCCGGCGCGGCTATCGCGACGGTGGCGGCGCAATTCGTGGCGGCGCTGCTGTATCTCTTCGTTTTCGCCCGTTCCGGCGGTCTCATCGATGCTGCCGCACGACGACTCGACCGCGCCGAATTCCGCCGCTACCTCACACTGGCTGTCCCCCTGGGGCTGCGCGTCGGCGTCGAAGTGGCGGCATGGACGGTGTTTCTGCTGGTGCTCGGACGCCTTGGTACAGTTGAGCTGGCGGCATCGAGCATCGCCTTCCGGATTAACGGCACCGCCTTCTTTCCGGCGCTCGGCCTCGGGCAGGCGGCCGGAATTTTGGTCGGGCACGCCCGCGGAGCGGGAAAGGACGATGAGGTGACGGCCATCGGGTGGCAATCGCTCCTCGTCTGCGAAGTCTGGATGGTGGCCATGGCACTGCCCTTTTTCTTCGCCGGCGAACCGCTGATGGCGCTGTTTGCCGGGAGCGAACCGGAGAGTGCGGGGATCATCGCCACCGGCGCGCTCCTGATGAAGTTCGTCGCCTTTTACTGCCTCTTCGATGCCGCGAATGTGGTAATCGGGTGCGTCCTCGCCTCTGCCGGGGACACCCACTGGCTCGCCCGCAATTTCCTACTCTGCTCGGGCGTGTTTCTCCTCCTCCTGGTCCTGATAGCCGCACTGAGTCCGGGGATCATGGCGGAGTGGACGCTGGCAACGCTATTCGTTTTCGCCACGGCATTGATCTGGTATCTCCGCTTCCGTTCCGGAGACTGGAGGAACATCAGCGTGCTGAAGGGGACGGCGTAG
- the gluQRS gene encoding tRNA glutamyl-Q(34) synthetase GluQRS: MLCHMTDKPRIITGRFAPSPTGALHLGSLVAAVGSYLVAKRTGGRWLVRIDDLDTPRGIAGMAEDILATLEEFGLEWDGEIAQQSESQDAYEAAFERLIAKGLVYPCGCSRREIALAASAPHPDDDCLPYPGTCRSGMRTGATCRSWRIRVADEDICFEDLRRGHICQNLARGCGDFVLRRADGGFAYQLAVVVDDYLTGVTQVVRGEDLLSSTPRQILLQRLLGYPQPAYCHLPLVTGPGGTKLSKRDNLISHHLGNWKGREGALLLAVLRFLGQEPPAELTGAPCREILLWGAAQFDAGRLPYTGGELLLG, translated from the coding sequence ATGCTCTGCCACATGACAGACAAGCCACGCATCATAACCGGCCGCTTTGCCCCCTCCCCCACCGGCGCGCTGCATCTCGGATCGCTGGTGGCGGCGGTCGGCAGTTACCTGGTCGCCAAACGTACCGGAGGACGCTGGCTGGTGCGGATTGACGACCTGGACACTCCCCGCGGGATCGCGGGCATGGCCGAGGACATTCTGGCTACTCTGGAGGAGTTCGGGCTCGAGTGGGACGGGGAGATTGCCCAGCAGAGCGAAAGCCAGGATGCCTACGAGGCGGCCTTCGAACGCCTGATTGCGAAGGGGCTGGTCTATCCCTGCGGCTGTTCCCGCCGGGAGATCGCCTTGGCTGCTTCGGCACCCCACCCCGATGACGACTGTCTGCCGTATCCCGGCACCTGCCGCAGCGGCATGCGGACGGGAGCGACCTGCCGTTCATGGCGGATCAGGGTGGCCGACGAAGATATCTGCTTCGAGGACTTGCGGCGGGGGCATATCTGCCAGAACCTGGCGCGGGGGTGCGGAGACTTTGTCCTGCGTCGTGCGGACGGGGGCTTTGCCTATCAACTGGCAGTGGTGGTGGACGATTACCTGACCGGGGTGACCCAGGTGGTGCGGGGAGAGGATTTGCTCTCTTCCACGCCGCGCCAGATCCTGCTGCAGCGGCTCCTGGGATATCCGCAGCCGGCCTACTGCCACCTGCCGCTGGTGACGGGTCCTGGCGGGACCAAACTGAGCAAGCGCGACAATCTGATTTCCCATCACCTGGGGAACTGGAAAGGGCGGGAAGGAGCGCTGCTCCTGGCGGTGCTGCGCTTTTTGGGCCAGGAGCCTCCTGCGGAGTTGACCGGCGCACCCTGTCGTGAGATCCTGCTTTGGGGTGCAGCGCAGTTCGATGCCGGACGCCTCCCCTACACGGGGGGTGAACTGCTCCTCGGATAG
- a CDS encoding pyrimidine/purine nucleoside phosphorylase, which produces MSDFQNVTVVKKANIYFDGKVVSHTVLFPDGTKKTLGVMQVGEYEFSTGAAENMQILSGSLEWQLKGEAGWKNVAGGESFDVPADAVFLMKVATVTDYCCSFIN; this is translated from the coding sequence ATGTCTGATTTCCAAAACGTAACCGTTGTCAAAAAGGCCAACATCTACTTCGACGGCAAGGTTGTCAGCCACACCGTGCTGTTCCCCGACGGCACCAAGAAGACGCTGGGGGTCATGCAGGTCGGAGAATATGAATTTTCCACCGGCGCAGCCGAAAACATGCAGATCCTGTCGGGCAGCCTGGAATGGCAACTGAAGGGGGAAGCCGGGTGGAAGAACGTGGCCGGTGGCGAGTCCTTCGACGTGCCGGCCGATGCGGTATTCCTGATGAAGGTTGCTACGGTGACCGACTACTGCTGTTCCTTCATAAACTGA
- a CDS encoding CBS domain-containing protein gives MDVITAHLNADFDCLGAMVAALRLYPGALLTFSGSQEKGVRDFIAQHPDYLPPLARAKEIDLDKVSRLVIVDCQQAERIGRFGQIIGRPGLEVHIYDHHPVTADSIRPTGGVIRPCGAVSTIMAGLLRERGIALTAEEATLVMLGIYEDTGRLLFQPTTSDDYLAAAWLLEQGARLNIVANSISQDLTSQQVSLLNTLLKSLKTTAVNGVKISIAHAASDSYIPDIAILAHLMRDMENLDALFLVVAMEKRIYLVARSRVPEVDTGEILRHFHGGGHASAASATVHDLSLKQVLEKLEELLRIAVSPRVSARDLMSSPVKTMPIGITIAEARELLTRYNCNAMPVMAGERMVGIISRRIVEKALYHDLGEAPVTDFMHTEFLRGEPSTLLADIQAYMVEGNRRFVPVFEGAQLVGAVTRTDLLRHMYGGRREEPEALYDREALTPAPKLRSIAGQIERRLPPATIALLRELGSTADDLGLSVYAVGGFVRDLLLGVENLDVDVTVEGDGIFFAERFAAGHGFRVRSHPAFATAVVIRPDGAKLDVASTRLEFYESPGMLPTVERSSLRHDLYRRDFTINTLAFCLNGDRFGLLTDFFGGQQDIQERVVRVLHNLSFVEDPTRVFRAIRFEQRLGFHIAPHTENLMRGAVRMNVLDKVGGTRLLNELILILREREPTGTIMRMASLGLLPSIHPSLKLTPETERTVREAAQVLAWFRLLYLEDHCEQWQVYFLSLCDRLKHEEFGEICSRLAIPGRVVTRILGHRRRALGLLDALQRRLKHGPPVRNSEIYSCFHDLPLEILLYLAARTRYENVRRCVTLYITRLRLVRCDLDGTSLLALGLKPGPRVGEILAHLLATRLDGEISTPEEERRLAMDLILRQSAD, from the coding sequence ATGGATGTCATCACAGCTCATCTGAATGCCGACTTCGATTGCCTGGGCGCCATGGTGGCGGCCCTCAGACTCTACCCCGGCGCCCTGCTGACCTTTTCCGGCTCCCAGGAAAAGGGGGTGCGGGACTTCATCGCCCAACACCCCGACTACCTGCCCCCCCTTGCACGGGCCAAGGAAATCGACCTCGACAAGGTCTCCCGCCTGGTGATCGTCGACTGCCAGCAGGCCGAACGCATCGGCCGCTTCGGCCAGATCATCGGCCGCCCCGGACTGGAAGTACACATCTACGACCACCACCCGGTCACTGCTGACAGCATCCGGCCTACCGGCGGGGTCATCCGCCCCTGCGGCGCGGTGTCGACGATCATGGCGGGCCTGCTGCGGGAGCGCGGCATCGCCCTGACCGCCGAAGAGGCCACCCTGGTGATGCTCGGCATTTACGAAGACACCGGCCGCCTGCTGTTCCAGCCCACCACCAGCGACGACTATCTGGCCGCGGCCTGGCTGCTGGAGCAGGGGGCCCGGCTGAATATCGTGGCCAACTCCATCTCCCAGGACCTTACCAGCCAGCAGGTAAGTCTGCTGAACACGCTGCTGAAAAGCCTGAAGACCACGGCCGTCAACGGCGTCAAGATCTCCATAGCCCACGCCGCATCGGACAGCTACATCCCGGACATCGCCATCCTGGCCCACCTGATGCGGGACATGGAGAACCTGGATGCCCTCTTCCTGGTGGTGGCCATGGAAAAGAGGATCTATCTGGTGGCCCGCAGCCGGGTGCCGGAGGTCGATACTGGTGAAATCCTGCGCCACTTCCATGGCGGCGGGCACGCCTCGGCCGCCTCGGCCACGGTCCATGACCTGTCGCTGAAACAGGTGCTGGAGAAACTGGAGGAACTGCTGCGGATCGCCGTCAGCCCCCGGGTTTCGGCCCGCGATCTGATGTCCTCCCCGGTCAAGACCATGCCGATCGGCATTACCATCGCCGAAGCCCGTGAACTGCTGACCCGCTATAACTGCAACGCCATGCCGGTCATGGCCGGAGAGCGCATGGTCGGCATCATCTCGCGCAGAATAGTCGAAAAGGCGCTCTACCACGACCTGGGAGAGGCACCGGTGACGGATTTCATGCACACCGAATTCCTGCGCGGCGAGCCCTCCACCCTGCTGGCGGACATCCAGGCCTACATGGTGGAGGGGAATCGCCGCTTCGTGCCGGTTTTCGAGGGAGCACAGCTGGTGGGCGCGGTCACGCGCACCGACCTGCTGCGGCACATGTATGGTGGGCGGCGTGAGGAACCCGAGGCGCTCTACGATCGCGAAGCGCTGACGCCGGCACCCAAACTGCGATCCATTGCGGGGCAGATCGAGCGGCGGCTGCCCCCCGCGACTATTGCACTGCTGCGCGAACTGGGCTCGACCGCGGATGATCTGGGGCTGTCGGTCTATGCGGTGGGGGGCTTCGTGCGCGACCTGCTGCTGGGGGTGGAGAACCTGGATGTGGATGTCACCGTGGAAGGGGACGGCATCTTCTTTGCGGAGCGCTTTGCCGCCGGTCACGGTTTCCGGGTCCGCAGCCATCCTGCCTTTGCCACGGCGGTGGTGATCCGGCCCGACGGTGCCAAGCTGGATGTCGCCAGCACCCGGCTGGAGTTTTACGAGTCGCCGGGCATGCTGCCGACGGTGGAGCGTTCATCCCTGCGTCACGACCTCTATCGCCGCGACTTCACCATTAACACGCTCGCCTTCTGCCTCAACGGCGACCGCTTCGGCCTGCTGACCGACTTCTTCGGCGGACAGCAGGATATCCAGGAACGGGTCGTCAGGGTGCTGCACAACCTCTCCTTCGTGGAGGATCCGACCCGGGTCTTCCGTGCCATCCGCTTCGAACAGCGCCTGGGATTCCACATTGCTCCCCATACGGAAAACCTGATGCGCGGCGCGGTGCGGATGAACGTGCTGGACAAGGTGGGGGGCACCAGGCTGTTGAACGAACTGATCCTGATCCTGCGCGAGCGGGAGCCGACCGGTACGATCATGCGCATGGCCAGCCTGGGGCTCCTGCCGTCGATCCACCCCAGCCTCAAGCTGACGCCGGAGACCGAGCGCACGGTGCGTGAGGCGGCCCAGGTGCTGGCTTGGTTCCGGCTCCTGTACCTGGAGGATCATTGCGAACAGTGGCAGGTCTATTTTCTGTCGCTCTGCGATCGGCTCAAGCACGAGGAATTCGGCGAGATCTGTTCGCGTCTGGCGATCCCCGGCCGGGTGGTGACACGCATACTGGGGCACCGCCGTCGGGCGCTGGGGCTGCTGGATGCCCTGCAGCGCAGGCTCAAGCACGGTCCACCGGTCCGCAACAGTGAGATCTACTCCTGCTTCCACGACCTGCCGCTGGAGATCCTGCTCTATCTGGCGGCCAGGACACGCTACGAGAATGTGCGGCGCTGTGTGACCCTGTACATCACCCGACTGCGGCTGGTGCGCTGCGACCTGGACGGAACATCGCTGCTGGCCCTGGGGCTGAAGCCCGGGCCACGGGTCGGCGAAATTCTGGCGCATTTGCTGGCGACCCGGCTGGATGGGGAAATCAGTACGCCGGAAGAGGAACGGCGCCTGGCGATGGATCTGATTCTCCGTCAATCAGCGGACTAG
- a CDS encoding aminotransferase produces MPYTVSPRIAGVHPPPISEVRGWLAERPDNGLELIDLCQAVPDYPPAPELTAHLATLLTDPHISKYSPDEGLPDVRQAVCEAYRRSYGAVIGPDSLCLTIGASQAFWLAIVTLCQAGDEVVVQSPYYFDHPMALEMLGLKGVYAPFDESAAGLPSPAVLESLITGKTRAILLVTPSNPTGAITPPEILADLYELARRHNIALILDETYNAFIPGGARPHDLFTRPDWGEHLIQIASFGKTFALTGYRAGMLVASPQFIRHALKAQDTMAVCQPRITQQAVKYGLEHLDGWVAANREMMARRHDLFRAEFLKPGNPFHLAASGAFFAWVRHPFGGTGRTAARRLVDEAAVLCLPGEVFGPGLEGYLRLAFGNIREEQIPEAVRRFRGIRTESALP; encoded by the coding sequence ATGCCGTACACCGTTTCACCGCGGATAGCCGGGGTGCATCCCCCGCCCATTTCAGAGGTCAGGGGCTGGCTCGCCGAACGCCCGGACAATGGCCTGGAGCTGATCGACCTGTGCCAGGCAGTGCCCGACTACCCTCCGGCGCCGGAGCTGACCGCCCACCTGGCGACACTGCTGACCGATCCGCATATCTCGAAGTATTCACCGGACGAGGGGCTGCCCGATGTGCGCCAGGCGGTCTGCGAGGCCTACCGGCGCTCCTACGGCGCCGTGATCGGCCCGGACAGCCTCTGTCTGACGATCGGCGCCAGCCAGGCCTTCTGGCTGGCCATCGTAACCCTCTGCCAGGCCGGAGACGAGGTGGTGGTTCAGTCCCCCTACTACTTCGACCACCCCATGGCGCTGGAGATGCTCGGACTGAAAGGGGTCTACGCCCCCTTTGACGAGTCCGCGGCCGGATTGCCGTCGCCGGCAGTCCTGGAGAGCCTGATCACCGGGAAGACCCGGGCTATCCTGCTGGTAACCCCCAGCAACCCGACCGGCGCCATCACCCCTCCGGAGATACTGGCCGACCTGTACGAATTGGCCAGGCGGCACAACATCGCGCTGATCCTGGATGAAACCTACAACGCCTTCATACCGGGCGGCGCACGCCCCCACGATCTGTTCACCCGCCCGGACTGGGGCGAGCACCTGATCCAGATTGCTTCCTTCGGCAAAACCTTTGCCCTGACCGGCTACCGGGCCGGCATGCTGGTGGCTTCGCCGCAATTCATCCGGCATGCCCTGAAGGCCCAGGACACCATGGCGGTCTGCCAGCCGCGCATTACGCAGCAGGCGGTGAAGTACGGGCTGGAGCACCTGGACGGGTGGGTAGCCGCCAACCGCGAAATGATGGCCCGCCGCCACGACCTGTTCAGGGCCGAATTCCTGAAGCCGGGCAACCCCTTTCACCTTGCCGCCAGCGGCGCCTTTTTCGCCTGGGTGCGCCATCCCTTTGGGGGTACCGGCCGGACAGCGGCCCGGCGCCTGGTGGACGAAGCCGCTGTGCTGTGCCTGCCCGGGGAGGTGTTTGGACCGGGTCTGGAGGGCTACCTGCGGCTGGCTTTCGGCAATATCCGCGAAGAACAGATCCCGGAGGCGGTGCGCCGCTTCCGCGGAATCCGAACCGAGTCCGCACTGCCGTAA